One Podospora pseudopauciseta strain CBS 411.78 chromosome 5 map unlocalized CBS411.78m_5, whole genome shotgun sequence DNA window includes the following coding sequences:
- a CDS encoding uncharacterized protein (EggNog:ENOG503PFD6), which produces MGGFKRLQPIILDGFSHDIQLGQPFDTSWGAAWLTSVYTDIDHDLFRNMDPIAFRRIRYGNNVAVLFGALVECAEFYELPSFWHVISQGFSANADAVKSIVTVFVAARKAVKDRYPTSASSQTARSADEWIDILDHRGRNTSLFQFAPSKEADLRARAAAFFKSQQKQWLNAAWVPLKDRPISTQSQLSSRSSRNNRPASPGNQSAYQAGSTSRSNPRKRSASPPPERSPKQARMTSTSATNHPIPVEAQTKVPLPESTNTPQASQHLVGIKLPTAPGGEPSPRSSWLLKAGSHIPSRPSSIADLVPLSDSSEHEGVVKLRNRISILEAELANAKAEPPPPSKPNDFDPQELKSTLSTITNAVSTLMESSHYIVDGLQSLQNGILSRPQPQAQQLLTPDPPAFEAKLDAQHDLLLALTKQMAAGKEEPETVEEALGLVERDVRGHRERLLRLYHKMDMDGGEEGGKVDWVAGILAGMEDLERRIGEGVPRGGDGG; this is translated from the coding sequence ATGGGCGGCTTTAAAAGACTTCAGCCTATCATTCTGGATGGTTTCTCCCACGACATTCAGCTCGGCCAGCCTTTCGACACGTCATGGGGCGCTGCCTGGTTGACAAGCGTCTACACCGACATAGACCACGACCTGTTCCGAAACATGGACCCAATAGCCTTTCGCAGGATAAGATATGGGAACAATGTTGCTGTTCTCTTTGGCGCGTTGGTGGAATGCGCTGAGTTCTACGAGCTTCCCTCGTTCTGGCATGTCATCTCTCAAGGCTTCAGCGCCAACGCAGACGCAGTGAAGTCGATAGTAACAGTCTTCGTCGCCGCCCGCAAGGCTGTCAAGGACAGATACCCAACCAGTGCCTCATCCCAAACAGCAAGGTCGGCCGACGAGTGGATCGACATTTTGGATCACCGAGGACGGAACACTTCGCTTTTCCAGTTTGCGCCTAGCAAGGAAGCAGACCTTCGAGCACGCGCTGCTGCCTTTTTCAAGTCCCAGCAGAAGCAATGGCTGAATGCAGCTTGGGTCCCTCTGAAGGACCGGCCTATTTCAACACAGTCCCAGCTCTCGAGCAGGAGCTCAAGGAACAACCGACCAGCTTCGCCTGGCAACCAATCTGCCTATCAAGCTGGCAGCACTAGTCGGTCTAACCCACGCAAGCGGTCTGCCTCACCGCCACCTGAACGCAGCCCAAAACAAGCCAGGATGACGTCGACTTCAGCCACCAACCATCCAATTCCAGTCGAAGCCCAGACCAAAGTCCCTCTTCCAGAGTCGACAAACACGCCACAGGCATCCCAGCACCTGGTAGGCATCAAACTACCCACCGCTCCAGGCGGAGAACCCTCGCCGAGATCCTCCTGGCTGCTCAAAGCCGGCAGCCACATCCCCAGCAGACCCTCATCAATCGCAGACCTTGTCCCGCTCTCAGACTCGTCCGAACACGAAGGGGTGGTCAAACTCCGCAATCGGATTTCCATCCTAGAGGCAGAGCTCGCCAACGCCAAAGCcgaacccccacccccctcaaaacctaATGACTTTGACCCCCAAGAGTTGAAGAGCACGCTTTCGACTATCACGAATGCGGTTTCGACGCTGATGGAATCATCTCATTACATTGTGGACGGGTTGCAGAGTCTGCAGAATGGTATTCTTTCCCGGCCGCAGCCACAAGCACAGCAGCTTTTGACGCCTGATCCGCCGGCGTTTGAGGCGAAACTGGATGCGCAGCATGATTTGCTGCTTGCGCTGACGAAGCAGATGGCggcggggaaggaggagccggagacggtggaggaggcgctcgggttggtggagagggatgtTAGGGGGCATCgggagaggttgttgaggttgtatCACAAGATGGATatggatgggggggaggaaggggggaaggttGATTGGGTTGCGGGAATATTGGCGGGGATGGAGGATTTGGAACGGAGGATAGGGGAGGGGGTAccaagggggggggatggtggttga
- a CDS encoding uncharacterized protein (EggNog:ENOG503PGHP) — protein MISHSLTNLIFIRICIFLLEYALFIELSLLILTSLFFGPQPTSGSPTAIALKLFILNLCILEISSFLFLYLPHKERLLKSKAIYPSPPLTRSQRQALFQQCTANVPDWHRYLQIWFLNAPLTEIKRDNIRDFILWGFFDTDSTAPLTPEIEPEIDSYISHIETLSNRKFLPGRGNSTTALRLTFDPIQTRYRSIIWYLLVCAMDAFTHLTLYRNSFSHHRPYCPPPQTTATVVSPKIFHSFPPPVLSHLFPHRPPSPANHLSYYLRPHRSPTHKPVIFLHGIGIGLYPYPPLLLSLPQEIGILILENLPFSSRLTCPPLSKTLFLQELSSILSHLPPCWEEFTLVTHSYGSVLATHILSDTTLSPRVTSLVLIDPVTILLHLPDVAYNFTRRQPAKANEWQLWYFASTDLGVGEGLGRYFFWRENILWREDLTTTTTQRRKVAVVLSGRDLIVDTGTVAKYLACEEGDWTKEKDHRWTTTTTTTTTTTTTTTTTTTTTATVDVQEKKTHKTRDGIEIIWFPELDHAQVFEQKKDYQLVAEVVESYSGRKGGQKITL, from the coding sequence ATGATCAGCCACTCGCTTACCAACCTCATTTTCATCCGCATCTGCATTTTTCTCCTTGAATATGCTCTCTTCATCGAGCTCTCACTTCTCATTCTCACCTCACTCTTTTTCGGGCCTCAACCAACATCGGGCTCCCCCACAGCAATAGCCCTCAAACTATTCATCCTCAATCTCTGCATTCTCGAGatatcctccttcctcttcctctatCTCCCCCACAAAGAACGCCTGCTCAAAAGCAAGGCCATCtacccctccccaccacttACCCGCTCTCAACGTCAAGCGCTCTTCCAACAATGCACCGCCAACGTCCCCGACTGGCACCGTTACCTCCAAATCTGGTTCCTCAACGCCCCCCTCACTGAGATAAAACGCGACAACATCCGTGACTTCATCCTCTGGGGCTTCTTCGACACCGACTCAACCGCCCCTCTCACCCCTGAAATCGAACCCGAAATCGACAGCTACATCTCCCACATCGAGACCCTTTCCAATCGTAAATTCCTTCCCGGCCGCGgcaactccaccaccgccctccgcCTTACCTTTGATCCGATCCAAACCCGCTACAGAAGTATCATCTGGTATCTCCTCGTCTGTGCCATGGACGCCttcacccacctcaccctctACCGCAACAgcttctcccaccaccgcccctattgcccccctccccaaaccacaGCAACTGTCGTCTCTCCCAAAATATTCCactccttcccacccccagtCCTatcccacctcttcccccaccgtcccccctccccggcaAACCACCTCTCTTACTACCTCCGCCCTCACCGATCCCCAACCCACAAACCGGTAATCTTCCTCCACGGAATAGGCATAGGCCTCTACCCctacccacccctcctcctctccctcccccaggAAATCGGCATCCTCATCCTGGAAaacctccccttttcctcccgcTTAACATGCCCCCCATTGTCCAaaaccctcttcctccaagaactatcctccatcctctcccacttACCGCCCTGCTGGGAGGAATTCACCCTCGTAACCCACAGCTACGGCTCCGTCCTCGCAACCCACATCCTATCCGACACCACCCTCTCACCCCGCGTCACCAGCCTGGTGCTAATCGACCCCGTGACCATCCTGCTCCACCTCCCAGATGTGGCCTACAACTTCACCCGCCGCCAACCCGCCAAAGCAAACGAATGGCAGCTGTGGTACTTTGCCAGCACAGACCTCGGGGTAGGGGAGGGGCTGGGGCGGTATTTTTTCTGGAGGGAGAATATCCTCTGGAGGGAGGACTTGACGACCACGACGACCCAAAGGAGAAAAGTGGCGGTTGTGCTGAGCGGAAGGGATCTGATAGTTGATACCGGGACGGTGGCCAAGTACCTTGCttgtgaagagggggattggacaaaggaaaaggatCACAGgtggacaacaacaacaacaacaacaacaacaacaacaacaacaacaacaacaacaacaacaacaacagcaacagttGACgtgcaagaaaaaaaaacacacaaaacacGGGACGGGATAGAAATCATCTGGTTCCCCGAGCTAGACCACGCGCAGGTTTTTGAACAGAAAAAAGACTATCAACTTGTTgctgaggtggtggagagttATTCTGGTCGCAAAGGAGGACAGAAAATAACATTGTAA
- a CDS encoding uncharacterized protein (COG:S; EggNog:ENOG503P5WV), whose protein sequence is MYIPDARELFHTMASLIPIVQEVLPMIMPASISVTRSADILPPSEHHTSGDQQADDRTDVSPKTVIPAAAPTPAPTPAPAAEGPRVISRDAIVGQAESMCATVLIVKPRSSSLIHHNGEQETIIYVTSGTGVLLAQPKDEDEQHPERHVLGKGDLAYIPAWLEHQAVNESEVEDLVMVVVRSGSAPVEVNLRGWGGAEVKEGRS, encoded by the exons ATGTATATCCCGGACGCGCGTGAACTATTCCACACGATGGCGTCCTTGATCCCAATCGTCCAGGAGGTCCTGCCCATGATCATGCCGGCATCCATATCTGTGACCAGATCCGCCGATATACTCCCCCCCTCGGAGCACCACACATCAGGTGATCAACAAGCCGATGACCGGACAGATGTATCCCCGAAAACGGTgataccagcagcagcaccgaCTCCAGCACCAACTCCAGCGCCAGCGGCAGAAGGGCCGCGGGTTATCAGCAGGGACGCCATAGTTGGGCAGGCGGAGAGCATGTGCGCGACAG TCCTCATTGTGAAGCCCCGATCATCCTCTTTAATACACCACAACGGAGAGCAAG AAACAATCATCTACGTGACATCCGGCACGggcgtcctcctcgcccagccaaaagacgaagacgagcaGCACCCCGAACGCCACGTGCTCGGAAAGGGGGACCTTGCGTATATTCCTGCGTGGCTCGAGCACCAGGCTGTTAACGAgtcggaggtggaggatttggtgatggtggtggtgcggagCGGGTCGGCGCCTGTGGAGGTTAActtgaggggttggggcggagcggaggtgaaggaggggaggtcaTGA
- a CDS encoding uncharacterized protein (EggNog:ENOG503P05D; COG:S), which produces MSHLEHDAALVMGAEELSRLELLPAELVYSILSHLSPFDLVAVSATSRTLYTRASADHLWQALIQENVPGIQVRTPAPCRSFKALYRAHDPYWYLPKYKIWFADVNLTGRLIIVRYDPRRGCIEGYQLVAANRSRTFQPWEANRDVSIHHFDPVVQLHMDKTLIQLDAVDSADSLAFDSDSPAWARFNTINLRLVRSRTSSMEGNFSRSPSPASIAPPKPSRLFSERQMQNYTDSMYATIFHTRVLSSDEIAFCASPKFPYGFIWPPPAIPSGHRVFGTAAKLSSGQHFKPETRPSSRSDLSDKAFVIKTWLATRIPGRAVYNMSVIADPLTVSMRNLPLAVRGDDAVDDALDDDVSIRMQIGQELATYATLDPKLYTPTKEKPFRGIWVGDYSGHGCEFLLVTQPDDETPFDAESIQPREQESPDEFEKRKHDETVYRGPLEAVKLTGDPNVPRGEVTFRVADLGERGLVNICQYEPFEGVRIVKSKGHVGSTGFVNDSFIESQLLLISHDRLAQYWSEFGHVSFLQRVDIDGFLAPA; this is translated from the exons ATGAGCCATCTTGAACACGACGCCGCACTAGTGATGGGAGCCGAAGAACTCTCCAGGCTGGAGCTGCTTCCCGCTGAGCTGGTATACAGCATCTTATCTCACCTTTCACCCTTTGATCTTGTCGCTGTCTCGGCGACATCACGCACCCTCTACACCCGTGCCAGTGCCGATCACCTCTGGCAAGCTCTGATTCAAGAAAACGTCCCTGGTATCCAAGTCAGGACTCCAGCACCATGCCGGAGCTTCAAAGCTCTCTACCGGGCCCATGATCCCTACTGGTACCTGCCAAAATACAAGATATGGTTCGCAGATGTCAACCTCACCGGCAGACTCATCATCGTCCGCTACGACCCCCGAAGGGGCTGCATCGAAGGCTACCAACTCGTCGCCGCAAACCGAAGTCGCACCTTTCAACCCTGGGAAGCCAACCGCGACGTCTCGATTCACCACTTTGACCCTGTCGTTCAACTTCACATGGACAAGACCCTGATCCAGCTGGACGCCGTCGACTCTGCCGACTCTCTTGCCTTCGACTCGGACAGTCCGGCTTGGGCCCgtttcaacaccatcaacctccgCCTTGTCCGTTCTCGCACCTCCTCGATGGAAGGTAACTTCTCTCgctcaccctccccagcttCAATCGCTCCGCCTAAACCCTCACGTCTCTTCTCTGAGCGTCAAATGCAGAATTACACCGACTCGATGTATGCAACCATCTTCCACACCCGCGTCCTTTCCTCCGACGAGATCGCCTTCTGCGCCTCCCCCAAGTTTCCCTACGGCTTCATCTGGCCAccccccgccatcccctcGGGCCACCGCGTCTTCGGAACAGCCGCCAAGCTCTCCAGTGGACAGCACTTCAAACCAGAGacccgcccctcctcccgttCCGACCTCTCCGACAAGGCCTTTGTGATCAAGACATGGCTTGCCACGCGCATCCCCGGCCGAGCTGTTTACAATATGTCCGTCATCGCAGATCCGTTAACCGTAAGCATGAGGAACCTGCCCCTTGCCGTCCGGGGAGACGACGCCGTAGACGACGCCCTAGACGACGACGTCTCAATCCGGATGCAGATAGGGCAGGAACTCGCTACTTATGCCACACTGGACCCGAAACTGTACACCccgacaaaagaaaagccgTTTAGGGGGATCTGGGTAGGGGATTACTCGGGTCACGGGTGTGAATTTCTTCTTGTCACGCAACCAGATGATGAGACGCCTTTTGATGCCGAGAGTATCCAACCCCGTGAGCAAGAGTCACCCGACGAGTTTGAGAAGCGAAAACACGACGAAACTGTCTATCGTGGTCCGCTGGAGGCGGTTAAACTTACGGGTGACCCTAACGTTCCCCGAGGGGAGGTGACCTTTCGAGTTGCGGACCTAGGAGAAAGGGGGCTCGTCAATATCTGCCAATATGAACCgtttgagggggtgaggatTGTGAAGAGCAAGGGACATGTGGGCTCGACGGGATTTGTCAATG ATAGCTTTATTGAGTCGCagttgttgttgatcagCCACGATAGGCTGGCGCAGTATTGGTCTGAGTTTGGCCATGTGAGTTTCCTTCAGAGGGTGGATATTGATGGGTTTTTGGCCCCGGCGTAG
- a CDS encoding uncharacterized protein (COG:C; EggNog:ENOG503NXF0) — protein MATRIPRIAITSLLNHSRPRRAPPINLRLLPRPLHTTSPPHHPKPPPKASHLASLLLTTSLLLTLPLLSKSETSSLDPSPSPSLPLYHLSEIHESHGPSSPEPWVTLNNKVYDITSWLPAHPGGDVILRAAGGSLEPYWEIFTIHNSPHVQEILEEYLIGYIHPSDLGPDGKPPATSIEDPFVNDPVRDKRLITHTYKPRNAEPPNQELDKGFYTENGMFYVRHHMWVPEEEGGELVVELPDGEERRYTIGELKKRFKTERVTATLQCSGNRRNDMTRHAGKTNGLQWGVGAISNAVWEGVKLKDLLKDAGLELEQQENEKDMHAWFVGREAYSASIPLPKATDQNGDVLLAWGMNGETLPRDHGFPLRVVVPGNVAARSVKWLSRIVISDEEATSQWQRRDYKSFGPNEGGKEDWDKAPSIQEMPVTSAITGVWVGECVKKVSWMPGGGIGSGERVNGGRRTIDMAATPQKVGFTPKPTSSDDNTPCPETTPDNEPIALQGYAYSGGGRKITRVDVSLDGGATWDQAQLVDDCSNPATPCYGNKSWGWTRWRYNGTLPVLSLPPTVPLPPALAKVGQDCEDGFGRSVSLMGQLPKKQCTTLIVKATDESYNTQPESHKGIYNVRGNLATAWHRVKICPECTKGNEGKGGLVWNTGETYGCGFRKEAEEVREAMRAASESTGNGK, from the coding sequence ATGGCGACACGCATCCCCCGAAtagccatcacctccctcctcaaccataGCCGGCCCCGACGCGCGCCCCCGATCAACCTCCGACTTCTCCCTCGACCGCTACACACTACCAgcccaccccatcacccaaaaccaccccccaaagcctcccacctcgccagcctcctcctaaccacctccctcctcctcaccctccctctcctatCCAAATCcgaaacctcctccctcgacccttccccctccccctccctcccgctCTACCACCTCTCCGAAATCCACGAGTCTCACGGCCCCAGCTCCCCCGAACCATGGGtaaccctcaacaacaaagtcTACGACATCACCTCCTGGCTCCCCGCCCACCCAGGCGGGGACGTCATCCTCCGCGCCGCCGGCGGCTCCCTAGAGCCCTACTGGGAAATTTTCACCATCCACAACTCCCCTCACGTCCAAGAGATTCTAGAAGAGTATCTAATCGGGTACATCCACCCTTCCGACCTCGGTCCAGACGGGAAACCACCCGCCACGAGCATCGAAGACCCATTCGTAAACGATCCGGTGCGGGACAAAAGACTTATAACGCACACTTACAAGCCTAGGAACGCGGAGCCGCCTAACCAGGAGCTGGATAAGGGGTTTTACACCGAGAATGGGATGTTTTATGTGCGGCATCATATGTGGGTtcctgaagaggaggggggggagttggtggtggagttgcctgatggggaggagaggaggtatACGATTGGGGAGCTGAAAAAGAGATTTAAAACGGAGAGGGTTACGGCAACGTTGCAGTGCAGTGGAAACAGGAGGAACGACATGACGCGACACGCAGGGAAAACGAACGGGTTGCAGTGGGGGGTCGGCGCGATAAGTAACGCGGTTTGGGAGGGCGTGAAGCTGAAAGATCTACTAAAAGATGCTGGGCTCGAGTTGGAACAACAAGAGAACGAAAAAGATATGCACGCTTGGTTTGTCGGCAGGGAGGCTTACTCGGCCAGTATACCGCTCCCGAAAGCGACCGACCAAAACGGGGACGTGCTGCTCGCGTGGGGGATGAACGGAGAAACACTCCCGAGGGATCACGGGTTCCCACtcagggtggtggtgccggggAATGTGGCTGCCAGGAGCGTAAAGTGGCTGAGCAGGATTGTCATCTCGGACGAGGAGGCGACGAGTCAGTGGCAGAGGAGGGATTACAAGAGCTTCGGGCCGAACGAAGGGGGCAAGGAGGATTGGGACAAGGCGCCGAGCATACAGGAGATGCCGGTGACGAGCGCGATAACGGGGGTCTGGGTGGGGGAATGTGTCAAGAAAGTTTCTTGGATGCCGGGGGGAGGTATTGGGagtggggagagggtgaatgGGGGGCGGAGAACGATTGATATGGCGGCTACACCGCAAAAGGTGGGCTTCACCCCCAAACCGACCTCTTCTGACGACAATACCCCCTGTCCGGAAACAACACCGGACAATGAACCCATTGCCCTCCAGGGATACGCCTACTCTGGCGGGGGCAGAAAAATCACGCGCGTTGATGTCTCCCTCGACGGCGGCGCGACGTGGGACCAGGCCCAGCTCGTGGACGACTgctccaacccagccacGCCGTGCTATGGGAACAAGAGCTGGGGGTGGACAAGGTGGAGATACAACGGTACTCTTcccgtcctctccctcccacccactGTCCCCTTACCCCCGGCCCTGGCAAAGGTTGGGCAGGACTGTGAGGATGGATTCGGCCGGTCGGTGAGCTTGATGGGACAGTTGCCTAAGAAGCAGTGCACCACGCTTATTGTCAAGGCCACGGACGAGAGTTACAATACCCAGCCGGAGAGCCACAAGGGGATATATAATGTCCGGGGCAATCTGGCGACGGCGTGGCATAGGGTAAAGATTTGTCCCGAGTGCACCAAGGGGAACGAGGGTAAGGGAGGGTTGGTGTGGAATACGGGGGAGACGTATGGGTGTGGGTTCAGgaaggaggcggaagaggtTAGGGAGGCGATGAGGGCTGCTTCTGAGAGTACTGGGAATGGCAAGTGA